From Woronichinia naegeliana WA131, the proteins below share one genomic window:
- a CDS encoding alpha/beta hydrolase — MMDIALPYYCGHDKDLPSLSFNYSENTYNAVTKSLGNFNLARAVELLPRATLLIYAERDYIKPSDTIELHRYALKIENLKDAGHFAFAEQPDSFNSLVVSFLLDIVSGIA, encoded by the coding sequence ATGATGGATATTGCACTGCCCTATTATTGTGGTCACGACAAAGACTTACCTAGTTTGTCGTTCAACTACTCGGAGAATACATATAATGCGGTAACTAAATCTTTGGGGAATTTCAACTTGGCTAGAGCGGTTGAACTTCTTCCCAGAGCTACCTTGCTAATCTATGCGGAACGAGATTACATCAAACCATCCGACACAATAGAACTACATCGCTACGCTTTAAAAATTGAAAATCTCAAAGATGCGGGTCATTTCGCCTTTGCAGAACAACCCGACTCATTCAACAGTTTAGTTGTATCGTTTCTTCTTGATATTGTCTCTGGTATTGCCTAA
- a CDS encoding caspase family protein, whose protein sequence is MVETLAVIVGIGKYKEHNFYPEIPGAIADARWVKRVLIEIGLSEQNTKLLLEENATRGEILRALRVWPIQMTTKPLRILIFFSCHGCKVEERGVPPCSVLLPYDSDPQDRLGSGLKLSEVIAALQRLNLVEAYLFIDACYQSLNTLDNVINVTPLQNLEGKLPDEDILSASGAQCFVCMVASGNMPAYENERGLFTTTILSKMKTLNQTNTPTIVQLATEVEQELKIKGLPLPTTYLGLAEKS, encoded by the coding sequence ATGGTGGAAACGTTAGCTGTTATTGTAGGTATCGGTAAGTATAAGGAGCATAATTTCTATCCTGAAATCCCTGGTGCAATTGCAGATGCTCGGTGGGTGAAACGTGTTCTAATCGAAATTGGGCTATCAGAACAAAATACCAAACTACTTTTGGAAGAAAATGCAACAAGGGGAGAAATACTAAGAGCATTAAGAGTTTGGCCCATTCAGATGACGACTAAACCTCTCAGAATCTTAATTTTTTTTTCATGTCATGGTTGTAAAGTGGAAGAACGAGGAGTACCCCCTTGTTCTGTGTTGTTGCCCTACGATAGTGATCCACAAGACCGATTAGGTTCAGGATTAAAATTATCTGAAGTGATTGCGGCTCTTCAACGACTTAATTTAGTTGAAGCCTATCTCTTCATAGATGCTTGCTATCAGTCATTAAATACTTTAGATAACGTAATAAATGTTACTCCATTACAAAACTTAGAAGGAAAATTGCCAGATGAAGACATTTTGAGTGCATCTGGTGCTCAGTGTTTCGTTTGTATGGTAGCCTCTGGTAATATGCCTGCTTATGAAAATGAAAGAGGCCTCTTTACGACAACAATTCTGAGTAAAATGAAAACTCTTAATCAAACCAACACTCCAACTATTGTTCAACTTGCAACTGAAGTTGAACAAGAACTCAAAATAAAGGGATTACCCTTGCCTACAACTTACTTAGGGCTTGCTGAAAAAAGCTGA
- a CDS encoding IS1 family transposase: MISFNYHSLFRRTCGSCFAETYGSVIAGLETPLSEIVKVLKARMEGIGLNAAARVFGYAKTTILNWEKKLSGLQETLFLYALVNEFVKLVIEGDELYTKVGKNKEASASEGWTIVLMDRASRFIWHLKCGKKEQKLFLEAMMTVAELFERSAESLQLFTDGEKRYSQLLFNICHEVLRTGKRGRPTKVLPKGMVVRLKNKSSKRRDSEGKLEKVETPKTEHPETTEKPEDKDVHANHVEAFNSSLRRYLAAFRRRTNTYAKSVVGLQRVLDIFWMVHNFVRSHFTTKKVPAVALGIIQKGLTWEDLLQICLIC, encoded by the coding sequence ATGATAAGCTTTAATTATCACTCTTTGTTCAGGAGAACCTGTGGTTCTTGTTTTGCTGAGACTTATGGTAGCGTAATCGCTGGCTTAGAAACCCCATTAAGTGAAATTGTAAAAGTATTAAAAGCCAGAATGGAAGGAATAGGATTAAATGCAGCAGCCCGAGTATTCGGCTACGCAAAAACAACAATATTGAATTGGGAAAAGAAATTATCAGGATTACAAGAGACATTATTTTTATACGCCTTAGTGAATGAATTTGTTAAATTAGTAATAGAAGGGGATGAACTATACACAAAAGTTGGAAAAAATAAAGAAGCAAGTGCCTCTGAGGGGTGGACAATCGTGCTCATGGACAGGGCTAGCCGCTTTATTTGGCATTTAAAATGTGGTAAAAAAGAGCAGAAATTATTTCTAGAAGCAATGATGACGGTAGCGGAATTATTTGAAAGGAGTGCAGAATCTCTCCAGTTATTTACAGATGGAGAAAAGCGATATAGTCAACTGCTATTTAATATTTGTCACGAAGTATTAAGGACTGGGAAGCGAGGTCGTCCCACCAAAGTATTACCGAAGGGTATGGTGGTAAGATTAAAAAATAAGAGTAGTAAACGTCGAGATTCTGAGGGTAAACTAGAGAAAGTAGAAACTCCGAAAACTGAACATCCTGAGACAACAGAAAAACCAGAAGACAAGGATGTTCATGCCAACCACGTTGAGGCATTTAATAGTTCTCTACGACGCTATTTAGCCGCCTTTCGTCGTCGAACAAATACTTATGCTAAATCTGTTGTGGGATTACAGCGAGTGCTAGATATTTTCTGGATGGTTCATAACTTTGTTCGCAGCCATTTTACGACGAAAAAAGTTCCTGCGGTAGCTCTCGGTATAATTCAAAAAGGGTTAACTTGGGAGGACTTACTCCAAATTTGCCTGATTTGTTGA